CGGCGCGCTGGGCGGCGGGGAGATCGGTGCGACCGGCGGCGCGCTGGGCGGCGGGGAGATCGGTGCGACCGGCGGCGCGCTGGCGGGCGGGGAGATCGGTGCGACCGGCGGCGCGCTGCCCGGAGCGGGAACCGGTGTGACGGTAGCGCTGGCGCGGGGCGGCGCCGATCCGCCGGGTACCGCGCCAGCGGGTGGCGGAGTCGGCGCGCTTGCGGGTGGCGGTGGGAAGGGCGGCGCCGGCATCGGTCCGGGCGGTGGCGGCGGCGACGGCAGGGGTGGCCCCGGCGGCGGCGTCGGCGGACCCGGTACGGGTGGCGTGGGACGCGGACCGGGCGGCGGCGCGGGTACCGGACCTGGCGGGTACGGCTCGGGTGCCGGTGGCGTCGGTGCGGGTACCGGTGGCGTCGGGATCGGTGGGGGTGGCGTCGGTCCGGGGCCGGGTGGGGGCGGCGTGGGGGTGGGCTCCGGTTCGGGGGTGACTGGCGTAGGTGGCTCGGTGGGCTCCGGTGGCGGGGTGGGCTCCGGCGGTTCCGGACCGACCGGGGCCGACCGGTAGACGCCTGCCGGCTTACCGCCGGCCCCGGCGGCCTGCGCCTCGTCGGCACTCACCCGACTCATCCCGGGCACCCGGACGCTGGCTCGAACCGCCTGCGCCGGGACATGGTCCCGCTGTCCGGGCAGCCCGGCCGCGCCATCGGTGCCCGGCACCGTGGCCGACCCGATGCCCGGCGGGCGGACCTGGGCGCGTGCGGTCGCCGGAAAGCTGCGCTCCGGCCCGTGCGCGGGCGGAACAACCGGGGCGTGGACTGGCGGAACAACCGGGCTGTGCGTGGGCGGAACCGCCGGGGCGGGTGCGGGCGGAACAACCGGGGCGGCGGCCCGGTAGCGCGTCCCGGCCACGCCGGAAGTCGGGGCGGGAGCCGATCCAGGGTCGCCCGCCGGAGTCTCGTGCTCGGTCATCCTCGCCTCCGCGCCACATTCGCACCCGGACCCGTACCGCCGGACCGGGAGTGCCTGTGTGACACCGTGCCACATTCCGATGGTGTCGCACACCCGGAGTGCCCACAGTGTCCCCGGGTGTATCCCGTCGGCGTCGGTCGGTAACCGATCGGCCGGGGACGCGGACCGTAAGCGTCGTGGCCGGTCAGGAATCGCCGACAGTGGACGGGGCGGCCGGCCCGCTCTCCTCGGGAGTGCGGCTGCTCGCCGCCGTGGTGGGGGCGGCGCTACTCACCTCGACGCTCGGCGGCGGGCTGTCCGACGGGCTGGGCGGCGGGCTGTCCGACGGGCTCGGCGGCGGGGTGGTGCGGGTCGGGCTCGGGGTGGGCGTGGTGGTGCGGGTCGGGCTCGGGGTGGGCGTCGTCGGCCGGGGCTTCGGAGTCGAAGTCGGCTTCGGTTTGGTGGTGGGCTTCGGAGTCGGCTTGGCCGTCGGGGACTGCGACGGGGTGGGCGAGACCGACGGGGCGGGCACCGCACCGACCACTCGGGTCGCAGCGTAGAGCCGGGACCAGCTGGGAGTGGAGATCTTGACCACGTCGCCGCTGGTCGGAGCGTGGATCATCTTGCCGCCGCCGATGTACATGCCGACGTGGTGGATGCTCGTCCAACTGCTACCCGAGGCGAAGAAGAGCAGGTCACCGGGGAGCAGGGCGGTCCGGGGCACCGCCCGCGAGCGGGTCGCCCGGTACTGGTCGCGGGAGACGCGCGGCAGCTGGTAATAGCCCGCCGAGCGGTACGCCGCCAACATCAGCCCCGAGCAGTCGAACGAGTTGGGCCCCTCGGCTCCCCAGACGTACGGGTCGCCGAGCTGTTTCCGGGCGTATGCGACCGCAGCCAGCGCGGTCGGATGCGCGGCCAGCCCGTCCGTCGTCGACTGGTCAAGATATCCGGCGCCGATCTGCTGCTCGGCGCGCTCCTGTTGGCGGGCCAACTCGACCAGCTGCGTGGAGTTCTCCTCGCGCAGCTTGAGCAGCTTCGCCTCTTCGTCGCGCAGCGCCTTCTGGGTGGCGGCGTACTGCTCCTGGACGCCCCGCAGCCGGGACTCGGCCGCCGTGTGCGCCTCGGTCGCCACCTGCTCGTCGGTG
This DNA window, taken from Micromonospora sp. FIMYZ51, encodes the following:
- a CDS encoding NlpC/P60 family protein is translated as MVDSGHGRRRRRTPVISPVLRPMLWSALVSAVASAILAAPAYAEPGVPVTVPDTGSRPVLTGPLQLPGGAPADATPGTVTLPTTSGASALETQILAAEARVGELGTRLLELEQQRIEAEGQLRTAERDLEFARAALTQAQQRADQAAAEAIKVDAALPPGGFAADLRHLDLLRRANLGERVEGATGPAAGELVRARTDEQVATEAHTAAESRLRGVQEQYAATQKALRDEEAKLLKLREENSTQLVELARQQERAEQQIGAGYLDQSTTDGLAAHPTALAAVAYARKQLGDPYVWGAEGPNSFDCSGLMLAAYRSAGYYQLPRVSRDQYRATRSRAVPRTALLPGDLLFFASGSSWTSIHHVGMYIGGGKMIHAPTSGDVVKISTPSWSRLYAATRVVGAVPAPSVSPTPSQSPTAKPTPKPTTKPKPTSTPKPRPTTPTPSPTRTTTPTPSPTRTTPPPSPSDSPPPSPSDSPPPSVEVSSAAPTTAASSRTPEESGPAAPSTVGDS